From a single Sediminibacterium sp. KACHI17 genomic region:
- a CDS encoding amino acid permease, whose protein sequence is MSLFVKKPLGQLLAQADEGDKGLKRTLGAGNLIALGIGAIIGAGLFVRTAAAAGQAAGPAVTISFIIAAIGCAFAGLCYAEFAAMIPIAGSAYAYSYVTMGELVAWIIGWALIMEYALGAATVSIAWSEYLNKLFDGGIPYEWSHSPFESFTDSAGVLHKGIINAPALIILLLLTLLLIKGTQESAMVNAVIVFIKVAIVILFIVLGWQYIRPENHTPYMIPEGTAAVTDSAGKVIADYTGVFKHGWGGVLGGAAIVFFAFIGFDAVSTAAQEAKNPKRDMPIGILGSLVVCTILYILFGHVLTGVANWQEFVDPEKGREASVAYAISTYMVKYQWLSTAVTVAILAGFSSVILVMLMGQSRIFYTMSNDGLIPKAFGVLHPKFKTPYKANWILFVFVGLFAAFVPGHVAGDLTSFGTLFAFVLVSAGVWILRVKSPEIERPFKTPLVPLVPILGVIVCTAMIFALDAQTLKVAFGWMALGLVVYFVYSRHHSKLRNGQ, encoded by the coding sequence ATGAGTTTATTTGTAAAGAAACCATTGGGTCAATTACTGGCCCAGGCCGATGAGGGCGACAAAGGATTAAAACGTACCCTCGGAGCCGGCAATCTAATTGCCTTGGGTATTGGTGCCATTATTGGTGCCGGACTTTTCGTGAGAACTGCTGCTGCTGCCGGACAGGCTGCAGGTCCGGCTGTTACCATTTCATTTATTATTGCTGCGATCGGTTGTGCTTTTGCAGGTCTGTGTTATGCAGAGTTTGCGGCTATGATTCCTATTGCGGGTAGTGCTTATGCTTACAGTTATGTAACCATGGGTGAACTGGTTGCTTGGATCATTGGTTGGGCATTGATCATGGAATATGCATTGGGTGCTGCAACGGTATCTATTGCATGGAGTGAATATTTAAATAAGCTTTTTGATGGAGGTATTCCTTATGAATGGTCGCATAGCCCCTTCGAGAGTTTTACAGACTCTGCTGGGGTATTACATAAAGGAATCATCAATGCTCCTGCATTGATCATCCTCTTATTATTGACTTTATTATTGATTAAAGGAACACAGGAGTCTGCAATGGTGAATGCGGTGATCGTATTCATTAAAGTAGCGATCGTAATTCTCTTTATTGTGTTGGGCTGGCAATATATCCGTCCTGAAAATCATACACCATATATGATCCCCGAAGGCACAGCAGCTGTTACAGACAGTGCCGGAAAAGTGATCGCTGACTATACAGGTGTATTCAAACATGGATGGGGTGGTGTTCTCGGCGGTGCAGCTATTGTATTCTTTGCCTTTATTGGCTTTGATGCAGTTAGTACTGCAGCACAAGAAGCCAAAAATCCAAAACGTGATATGCCGATCGGTATCTTAGGCTCATTGGTCGTTTGTACGATCCTGTATATCCTCTTCGGACACGTATTAACAGGTGTGGCTAACTGGCAGGAGTTCGTTGATCCAGAAAAAGGACGTGAAGCTTCTGTTGCTTATGCGATCTCTACCTATATGGTGAAATACCAGTGGTTATCTACAGCGGTAACCGTTGCGATCCTTGCCGGTTTCTCTTCTGTGATCCTGGTAATGTTGATGGGACAAAGCCGTATTTTCTATACCATGAGTAATGACGGATTGATCCCCAAAGCATTTGGTGTACTTCACCCTAAATTCAAAACGCCTTATAAAGCCAACTGGATATTATTTGTGTTCGTAGGACTGTTTGCAGCTTTTGTACCAGGCCACGTTGCGGGTGATTTGACCAGCTTTGGTACTTTATTCGCCTTTGTACTGGTAAGTGCAGGTGTATGGATCCTACGCGTGAAATCACCAGAGATTGAAAGACCATTCAAAACCCCATTGGTTCCATTGGTGCCGATTTTGGGTGTGATTGTTTGTACTGCGATGATCTTTGCCCTCGATGCACAAACCCTGAAAGTAGCTTTCGGATGGATGGCATTGGGTCTGGTTGTATACTTTGTGTACAGCAGACATCATAGCAAACTCCGTAATGGACAATAA